Proteins from one Syngnathoides biaculeatus isolate LvHL_M chromosome 8, ASM1980259v1, whole genome shotgun sequence genomic window:
- the ets1 gene encoding protein C-ets-1 isoform X2, which produces MIMTAAVDMKPTLTIIKAEKMDDPECGDVPLLTPGSKEMMSQALKATFSGFTKEQQRLGIPKDPRQWTENHVAAWLTWTVNEFSLKNVDFDRFCMNGGSLCAMGKERFLDLAPDFVGDILWEHLEMLQKEDTKHYPNNGLTSNFQESRYTSDYFVSYGVEHAQCVPPSEYSEPSFITESYQTLHPISSEELLTLKYESEYPTVILRDAPLNPLQGDYFSVKQEVVSPDNMCVGRLSRGKLGGQDSFESIESFESCDRLTQSWSSQSSFSSLQRVPSYDSFDSEDYPAALHGHKPKGTFKDYVRERSDLSKDKPVIPAAALAGYTGTGPIQLWQFLLELLTDKSCQSFISWTGDGWEFKLSDPDEVARRWGKRKNKPKMNYEKLSRGLRYYYDKNIIHKTSGKRYVYRFVCDLKSLLGYTPEELHAMLDVKPDTDE; this is translated from the exons ATCCAGAGTGTGGAGATGTCCCCCTGCTAACTCCTGGAAGTAAAGAAATGATGTCCCAGGCGCTAAAGGCTACGTTCAGTGGCTTCACCAAAGAACAGCAGCGACTGGGTATCCCCAAAG ACCCCAGACAGTGGACGGAAAATCACGTCGCGGCGTGGCTAACGTGGACTGTGAACGAGTTCAGTCTGAAGAATGTCGACTTTGACAGATTCTGCATGAATGGCGGCAGCCTGTGCGCCATGGGCAAGGAGCGCTTCCTGGACTTGGCACCTGACTTTGTGGGCGACATCCTCTGGGAGCATTTAGAAATGCTTCAAAAAG AGGATACAAAGCATTACCCCAACAACGGACTAACCTCCAACTTCCAGGAATCCCGTTATACCTCAGACTACTTTGTCA GCTATGGCGTCGAGCATGCCCAGTGCGTCCCCCCCTCCGAGTACTCGGAGCCCAGCTTCATCACAGAATCCTACCAGACGCTTCACCCCATCAGCTCAGAGGAATTACTGACGCTCAAATACGAGAGCGAGTACCCCACTGTCATCCTACGGGACGCACCCCTCAACCCCCTGCAGGGTGACTACTTCTCTGTCAAACAGGAGGTGGTATCCCCTGACAACATGTGTGTGGGACGTCTGAGCAGAG gtaAGCTGGGTGGCCAGGACTCTTTTGAGAGTATCGAGAGCTTCGAAAGCTGCGACCGTCTGACGCAGTCCTGGAGCAGCCAGTCGTCCTTCAGCAGCCTACAGCGAGTACCTTCGTACGACAGCTTCGATTCGGAGGATTACCCGGCGGCCTTGCACGGCCACAAGCCCAAGGGCACCTTCAAAGACTACGTTAGGGAACGGTCAGACCTCAGCAAAGACAAACCCGTCATTCCGGCTGCGGCGCTGGCAGGATACACAG GCACGGGGCCCATCCAGCTGTGGCAGTTTCTCCTGGAGCTGCTGACCGATAAGTCGTGCCAGTCCTTCATCAGCTGGACAGGCGACGGCTGGGAGTTCAAGCTCTCCGACCCTGATGAG GTCGCTCGCAGATggggaaagaggaaaaacaagccCAAGATGAACTACGAGAAGCTGAGCCGCGGCCTTCGCTACTACTATGATAAGAACATCATCCACAAGACGTCGGGGAAGCGCTACGTGTACCGCTTCGTTTGTGACTTAAAAAGCTTGCTGGGCTACACTCCCGAGGAGCTGCACGCCATGTTGGACGTAAAGCCTGACACGGACGAGTGA